DNA from Leptospira yasudae:
GGAATCGCGATTGCGGCTCTTGGAATGATTTCCACGATCGCGATCGGGTTGACCATCGACGCTTACGGTCCTGTTTCGGATAACGCGGGCGGGATCGCTGAAATGGCGGAACTCGGAAAAGAAGTTCGTGATAGAACCGATACGCTCGATGCGGCGGGAAATACGACTGCGGCGATCGGAAAAGGATTCGCGATCGGTTCCGCGGCTTTGACTTCTCTCGCGCTCTTTGCGGCGTTTATCACGAGAACTCATACGACCAGTCTCGAAATTCTGAACGCGGAAGTGTTCGGTGGATTGATGTTCGGAGCGATGTTGCCTTTCCTCTTTACCGCGATGACGATGAAGTCCGTAGGTAAGGCTGCGGTCGACATGGTGGAAGAGGTTCGTAAACAATTCCGCGAGATCCCGGGCATCATGGAAGGAAAGAACAAGCCGGATTACAAACGTTGTGTGGATATATCCACGACTGCGGCTCTGCGTGAAATGATTCTTCCGGGATTACTCGTTCTTTTGACTCCGATCCTCGTTGGATATCTTTTCGGAGTGAAAACTCTCGCGGGTGTTCTCGCGGGCGCACTCGTTGCGGGTGTGGTTCTTGCGATTTCCGCGGCAAATTCCGGCGGGGGATGGGACAACGCGAAGAAATACATCGAGAAGAAAGCCGGTGGAAAAGGTTCCGATCAACACAAGGCTGCCGTAGTGGGCGATACCGTCGGGGATCCGTTCAAGGATACTTCCGGACCTTCGATCAACATCCTCATCAAATTGATGGCGATCACGAGCCTCGTGTTTGCGGAATTTTTCGTTCAGCAAGGCGGACTTTTGATGAGACTGTTTCACCATTAAGAATTTCTAAATTAGAATTTCTTGAAATCGGGCTCTTCCGCGAAAGCGGGAGGGCCTTTTTTATTTTGCGAATTCCGAATGGAATCGGTATTCGAGTTCTTATGCGGGAAAGGGTTCGGTAAATTGCCTCCTATAGATCGTAATTTTGGGCTATGGGCGCCTCTTTCCGATTTTTCAATCGGAAAGACCGGGCTCGCCGCGATTCCGCTTCGCTCCAGTCGTTCCGACTGCATTCACTCAAACTGGGTCGTTCGTGAATGCATCGCTTTGATCCCTGGCGCGGAATTTTTCGGTGAATGCGGATTCGTAGGAGTTCCTACAATGCCCGTGCGAGTTTATTTCACTTTACAAGAGTTGAATTTTCTGTTATAGGTAAATCTCCCATTTTTTCCCACCGCCTCTCCCCTCCACCCAAAATTAGGGTGGGGCTCGTTTACGGGGGACTTTGTAGGAACTTCTACAAAGTCATAACACTTTTTTCCTTGTCGATCCGGATCGGATCTGTTCTTCTTTAACGATGAAGTTACGATCGATTCTCCTTCCTGCCGTTCTTCCCGCGTTGTATGCCTTAGGAATCCAATGGATTCTCCGAATCGAATCGTTGAAGGACTTCGGTTTAACGATGGCGTATGGAGGAGTGTTCGTTCTCCCTTTCGTGATCGGGGTGCTTGCGGTTTACGGAGCCGAAAGGGAAAAGCCGCGATCGATTCTGTATCATATCTTTTTCCCGTGGATTCCTACGGTTCTCTCCCTGTTGTTTGCGATCCTCGTCGACTGGGAAGGATTGATTTGTCTGATCATGGGATTGCCGATCTATCTTGTGCTTGCAAGCATCGGAGGGATTGCGGTTGGAATTTGGTTTTACGTCTTTCCCGAGAATAGAGTAAATCTCATTGCCGCGTTCGCACTTCTTTCCTTACCTCTTGTGTCCGGTTATTTTGAATCCTATTGGGAATTACCGAACGAAATCCGCTTCGTGGAAACGAAGATCGTGATCGAATCCGAACCGGAAACGATTTGGAAAAATATCATTCGGATTCCGGAGCTCGAAAAAACGGAGGACGGATTTTTTTATACGATGGGATTTCCAAGACCGATCGAAGCGACTCTTTCTCGCGAAGGAATCGGAGGAGTCAGAGAGGCCAGGTTCGAAAGAGGACTCGTTTTTTACGAGACGATCACTCAGTGGAATCCGAATCACAAATTACAATTCGAGATCAAAGCCGATCCCAATCTGACTCCGATCACTACGCTTGACCCTCACGTCGTTCCCGGAGGCGCGTATTTCGACGCTTTGCAGGGAGAATATGAATTAGAATACGATAAAATTTTAAAGAACTCGAAGAAACGTAGCGTCGTTCTTCATCTGCGAAGCAAGTATCGTTTGTCTACGCGCTTCAATTTTTACGCGTCCCTCTGGGGAGATTTTTTGATGCGGGACATTCAAAATTCGATTTTACGAATCTTGAAGAGAAGGATCGAAGGGGACGGAATTGAATGATGATCTTGATCGGAAAGATATGGTCAACCTGCGCGCGTTCGGTGACTGAAATATACGTTATTGAAAATAGGGAAGGGAGACTATTGACCTCAAGAGACAAAATTTCCTCGGCTACGTGCGGATTTCGTTTTGATTCAGAAGTAGGATCTCGAAAAATATGAAAAGCGTCTCGCCTTTTATGTTAAAAATTTTACATTATGAATACTTAATGTTTTTTCAGGGATTTTCAAAAAAGTGAATGTGTTATTTCTTCGCACCGATTTGAATTGGCGCAGCATCCTATTGGAATCGGTATTCTTAGATATGGTAACAAAGGGGCCTGGAAAGGTTTTTTATTCCTCTGTTGGTGATTATATTTCTCCATCTAAAAATGGCGGTTAGAATTTATGAGAACCGGCGTTGGAGTGAAAACGTATCTTAAGATCTTTTAAATTATCGTAGATTTTTGTCTTTGGATACTTCTCAATACGATTGTAGAAGAATTCTGAAAAAACAGAAGTCCTCCTGAAACGATTCATTTGGGCTGAAACCGAAGAAAATCTTTTTAGAAAGCGGACATTATCGAAAATCGTATACAATTTTCACGTTGAGACTTTTTCCTTGTTCGTTATTTATGTTTGAGGTTCCTCTGTATTCCATAATCCTTTTCGAATCCATATCGTAGACCATGTCGATCGGCTTCACGAAAACGGAAAAGAGTGCGTTGTCGATTTTCATCCTTAAAAAAAGGGCAGGTTTGCCTTTGTAATCTCCAATTTTGGTTTTGGAAACGGAAAATGCAAAGGAGTCCTTTTCTACGGGGACTAAAAAGCGAAAACGAATCGTTTTGCCTTCTAAAAGTGCATCCCAATAGACTTTAATAAAATAATCGAACCCCCCGTCCATCGATGCCGGCTCCGAAAAAGATACTAACTTTTCTTCCAAAGGTTTTTCGAAGGACCTTCGAGCAAATAGTCGAGCGGTTCCCGTTTTTAAAAAAGAGCCTCCCTCCAAGTAACCGTCACGGAGATCGTCCAATTGAAAATCCGGAATCATATTATTTTTGGAAAATTCGATTTTCTTTTTCGCAAAGACTCTTCCGTTCGGGTCCTTATATTGGATTGTTGAAAAGGAATGGTTTCCATTTTCCCAAACCTCTTCGTGATGATCGTAATAAAGAATTTTTCCTGAATTTAGATCCGTTGCTGTTCCGAAAAATCGCACCTTTTTAGTTTCCCCGTACATTGAAAAAGATTTAATTAAAATTAAGAATGGGATTAACTTCTTCATTTTTTTGTATTCCTGAATTTCATTTCTTAGACTGGAAAACTGAATTTAGGAAATAAATTTTAGATTTCAGGATCAATTCAACGTTTTAGAAAAAATTCTATGGTGACAAGGAATTCAAAAAACTTAGGATTTCCTAATCCTGAGTTTCTTCGTACTAACCGTGCAATTCTATAAGATTCGACAAGCCATCGTTTTTTTTAATTGATATAAATATGCCTAGGGCTTTTAACACAATCGATATCGCGAATTCCTGATTTTAGATTTGCCCATAAATGATAAATAATCATAAGTTATATCTTTTTTTCTGCATATTTTATGGGTTACTTTTCGTTTTCGCTCGGAGATAGAAAATATTTTTATTTGTCCTTCATTGACAGGGGAACAATCGTTAAATTTTACTCTGCTTCAAGTACAATTTGTTTACAGAGTCGAGTAAGAGTTTAAATTTCTTTTGTAAAGTATGTGCGGATATTGTAAATAGCGTATATGCGCTGTATATAACATACGATACGATGGATTATCGGAACTTTCTTTGCGTTTCGCAGAAGCCTCCTTCAAATTCAGTAGCGGCGCTGTTTTACTTAGAACGTGGGAGTTCCTACATTTTCGTTGAGGCGGATTTTACTTGCAAAATGTATGATTTTCTGATAGGGAGAAAATTCGGAAATCTTCCCACCACCGCACCCCACCACCCAAAATCCGGGTGGGGCAGTCGTTTCACGAAAAAATCGTCGGAACTCCGACCAAATTCCCCTACAACAATCCCTTGATTTCCGCAAACAACCTTTCTGCCGCACCGCGTCCGCTTTGGACGAAATCTCGGTTTCGTTTTCGTATCGTTTCTAAATCCGATTCCGCAAGATTCAAAACTTGGAATATGTCTTCCGGGTTGGAAACGATGAACAAGCCGCCGGTCTTTTGCAAAATCATCGCCTCGGGAGAATTGTAGATTTTCGGACCGGTCATCAAGGGTAAACCGAACGTGGCAGGTTCCAAAACGTTATGAACCCGATTGTGAAGCGCGCCTCCGACATAGGCGAATTCCGCCGCTTGATACGCAAACGCTAAAACGCCTAACACGTCGAATACGATCGTCTGCGCGGTCATCGTCTCGTACGGAGTGGAAGTCCAGGTTTGATATTCCATCTTCGCGTCCTGCAGACGATGTTCGATCGAAACGATTCGATCGGGCGAGGTTTTGTGGGGAAAGATCCAAAACGCGAATTCGTTTAACAATCCGGGATTTTTTTCGCGCAGAAGTTCGTATAAAGAGACGATCAATTCTTCGCAAGGTTCGTAGGTGGATGCGAATAGTATGATTTTTGAATACGGATAATTCTTCGGTTTTTTGAATTCCTTTTTATTATCTTCGATCTTCTTCAAGACCGAGTCGAATCTTGTGTCGCCCAAGACCTTGACCGGAACGTTTTTCGGAACCAACGCGCGAAACGCTTCGTAAAACGATTCGTGCGAAGGATAAATTCCGTCGAGATGACGAAAGACCGCCTTGGTCAATCGTCCCGTCAATCCTTGTTTGCGTGCGCCGATTACTGCGGAACCTAACACGACTTTGGCGCCGAAACGTTTTGCGGACAAGATCAGATTCGGCCAAGTGTCCCAGGCCATCAACACGAGAACCTTCGGTTGAAAACGGGAAAAAATCCAGTCGTATCCGAACGGAGTATCGATCGGAAGACGAAAGGTTTCGTCTGCGGGAAACGCTTCCAATTGAGAATCGCGCACGCTTTCCGAAAAAACGGATTGGATCAAATACGTCGATGCGTCCTTCTTTCTAAATTCCAAAGCGAGAGCGCGACACTGATCCAATTCTCCTACCGAAGCAGCGTGCAACCAGATCGTATGCTTTCCCGAAAGATCCAAGTTTTTGGATAGAATTCGTTTCTTATCCGCCGAACGTTTGGCAAAAAAAAGCCGGGCGGACGGAAATAAGAGAAGGAACGGAACGAGGAAGACGAGAAGAAAGATCGTCAGGATTTGGTAGAGAAAAATCATAGGTTTATGAGCGGAGTTTTATTTGCTTTTGATCTGATGGACACCCTAATCAAGGATCCCTTTCATTCTGCACTTTATAAAATACTTCCTAGCGGATCGAGAGAAAAATTCATCCAGGGAAGGGAAAGAGAAGCATTCGTGGAATTCGAAAAAGGCCGGATCGAAGAGGCGGAATTTTTCGAACGATTTTATCTGCCCGAATATAGAAACGGGGATCTGCCCGATCCGAAAGAAATCAAGGCGCTCATGTTCAATAAGGTCCGTTTGATCGGAGAAACCGTTAAGATCGTTCAACTTCTCAAGGCGAACGGAAATAAACTCGTACTCGCGAGCAATTACTCGGTATGGTATAAGGAATTTCATAAATTCCCCGAAATGCAGGAACTCTTCTCCCACTTCGATCAGCTCTACTTCTCCTGCGAACTCGGAACCCGCAAACCTGCGGAAGAATACTTTCAGTGGATTCAAACGGATTTTCCGGATATGCGCTACGTGTTGATCGACGACAATGCGACTAACGTGGAAGCCGCCGGATATATGGGATGGGATACGTTTCAGTTTAATCCGAAGACGCCGACCGAGCTGACGGAATTCTTCAGAAACCAGTACCCCAATTATCTTTGATCTCCGCGCCGGGATACGCTTCGTCTCTCGTATCCACGAGGATTCCCATACGATCCAGATAAAAAACGAATTCTCCCTTTTGCTGAAACGGTCCGGGGATCAGACGAAGTTCGGCGATCTCGAACGGATAACGCAGACTTCGGTTTAACCGAATGTTTCTTCCGGGAATCTCCAACTTCTTTTCGATTCGTTTCCAACCGTCAAAGGCCAAATCGCCCAGGTCGATTACGATTTCCTTGGACTTGTGCTGATGCAGAACGAGTTCCAATCTCGCGTTTTGCGAAGAAGCATACATCCAAAAAAAGATTCTCGTGGGAGTTCCGATCGGAAGGCGTATCTTTTCTTTCGGACGGATTTCCAGATGGGCGTGTTTCGGGTTTTCAAAAAAGGTCTGCACCATCATCGAACGATAATCGTTTGCGGGAGAAAGGGAAGGGTATGATTCCCTTTCTTTGAGAAACGCTTGGTTGGACGGAATCTGAGAATTGAAACGGATCTCGTTTAAAAACGAAACCCCTCTGTAAATTTCCCAAGGCCTCGCGCCGTCGAACGCGTCCACCAGAAAAAGATTGTATTGTTTCCAATCCGCGAGTATCTTTTCTAAAATCAAAACACGGCTGATTTCGTCTTCGTCCCGTTTTACCGGCGCGGAGGAAAGCGGACCCGCAGCGAACTCGAGCGCGAGACAAGCCCCCAAAAGGCAGAAAAAGAATCGGGTTCGCACGGAAAAGAACTCTCTCACAGGATTCTATTCGGAGAAAATGAGACTAAAAACAGAGAGAAAAAACCGATATTTGAATCAGGTACAATCATGAGACGAGACCAGTTGAAAATCATACTTTCCGGAATCTTAGTATTGCTGTTGGGATCTTTGATCGTTTACAGCTATCTCTTTCGGGAAGATATCTCCCGATTTCTCAAAAAGAAGGAAAGCGAGGAAGTCTCGAACAACTCCAAAACCGATCGGGTCATTCTCAGCCCGGAGATGAATTCGGAACCGCCGATTTCTCCCAACGATCTAAATACTCTCCCGACCGAAGAAAAAAAAGCTCCTACAAGTGGAGAATTCTCCGGAGAACGGGAATCGATGCAGCGTGAAACCGCGCCATCCAAAGAAAAGGAAAACAAATCTCTCAAGGAAGAATGGCCGGAAGAAAAGAAATCCCGTTCTTCCGAAAAAGCAGAGCGTGAAAAATTTCCCGAAGACAAATGGACTCCGCCGAAAGACGAAAATTCCCCAGCCTACAAGGACGAAGAATCCAAAAA
Protein-coding regions in this window:
- a CDS encoding 3-deoxy-D-manno-octulosonic acid transferase is translated as MIFLYQILTIFLLVFLVPFLLLFPSARLFFAKRSADKKRILSKNLDLSGKHTIWLHAASVGELDQCRALALEFRKKDASTYLIQSVFSESVRDSQLEAFPADETFRLPIDTPFGYDWIFSRFQPKVLVLMAWDTWPNLILSAKRFGAKVVLGSAVIGARKQGLTGRLTKAVFRHLDGIYPSHESFYEAFRALVPKNVPVKVLGDTRFDSVLKKIEDNKKEFKKPKNYPYSKIILFASTYEPCEELIVSLYELLREKNPGLLNEFAFWIFPHKTSPDRIVSIEHRLQDAKMEYQTWTSTPYETMTAQTIVFDVLGVLAFAYQAAEFAYVGGALHNRVHNVLEPATFGLPLMTGPKIYNSPEAMILQKTGGLFIVSNPEDIFQVLNLAESDLETIRKRNRDFVQSGRGAAERLFAEIKGLL
- a CDS encoding HAD-IA family hydrolase, with the protein product MSGVLFAFDLMDTLIKDPFHSALYKILPSGSREKFIQGREREAFVEFEKGRIEEAEFFERFYLPEYRNGDLPDPKEIKALMFNKVRLIGETVKIVQLLKANGNKLVLASNYSVWYKEFHKFPEMQELFSHFDQLYFSCELGTRKPAEEYFQWIQTDFPDMRYVLIDDNATNVEAAGYMGWDTFQFNPKTPTELTEFFRNQYPNYL
- a CDS encoding flagellar filament outer layer protein FlaA, with amino-acid sequence MGACLALEFAAGPLSSAPVKRDEDEISRVLILEKILADWKQYNLFLVDAFDGARPWEIYRGVSFLNEIRFNSQIPSNQAFLKERESYPSLSPANDYRSMMVQTFFENPKHAHLEIRPKEKIRLPIGTPTRIFFWMYASSQNARLELVLHQHKSKEIVIDLGDLAFDGWKRIEKKLEIPGRNIRLNRSLRYPFEIAELRLIPGPFQQKGEFVFYLDRMGILVDTRDEAYPGAEIKDNWGTGF